CATCACGGGGCTGTGCGTGGCCGCGGCGGAGGTGGGTGGGCTCTTCGCCCCGGCGCTGGTCACCGGCGGCCTGGCCGGGGCCGCGCTGGGCCAGCTGGCCATCGCCTCCGGCCTGGCCCCGGCCGGTTCCCTGCCGGCGTTCGCCCTCCTCGGCATGGCGGCGCTGGTGGCCGGCAGCGCGCACGCCCCGCTCACCGCGATCTTCATCGTGCTCGAACTCTCCGGTGACTGGGGCCTGATCCTTCCCCTGTTGCTCTCGGCGGCCCTGGCCCTGGTGGTGGCGCGCGGCCTGAACCCGGAATCGGTGTACACGGAGTGGCTGGCACGGCGCGGGGTGCACATTGCCCACGGGACCGACGAGGGACTGCTGTCACGCCTTCGGGTGGCTGAAGCGATGAGCCGGGACGCGACCGTCCTGCTGGACACGCTGCCCGCCGGGCTGGCGCTGGCGCAGGTGGAGGGCAGCAGCCAGCTCGAGTTTCCGCTGGTCGACGCCCGGGGCCATCTCACCGGGATGCTCACGGTGGTGGACTGGCGCCGCGCGAGCCGCCGCCCCCAGGAGGAACTCGCCGGACCCATCGCCACGGTGGCCAGCCCCGCGGGCTCCAGCGTGGTGCCCGCCGACACCCTGCTGACCACGCTCCGGCGGCTCTCCGAGGGGAGTGCGGCCCTGCTGCCGGTGGTGGATCCCGCCACCGGGGTGGTGCTGGGCGCGATCGGGCGGCGGGAGGTGTTCGCGGCGTACGAGCGGGCCCGCGCCTGAGGGCAGGCTACACCCGGCTCCGGGTCTTGCCCCGGGCAAAGCTGGCCAGCACGCCCCGGGGCCCCAGGGGGGCCAGGCCCCGGCTCGCCACCCCCGCGATCCGCCGCGCGGTGGCGGAGAGGTGGCTCGGGGTGGCAAAGCGGAGGATCCGGGCCACGGTGGCCACGTCGTACCCCGGATTGCGGAGCAGGTCCGCCGCGCAGGCGATCCGCGTCAGGTCGATCACCCGCTTGAGGTTCGGCGCACCGCCGGCGCCGAACTGCCGCGACAGGTGCTCCCGCGAGCAGCCCAGCGTCCGGGCGATCTCCGCGGTGCGCAGCGGCTGGTCCACCCGGGCCAGCAGCGCCTGCCAGACCTGCTGCTGCAGGGTCTCCGTCAGGCGCAGCACCCGCACCGCGTCACGCAGCGCCACCTCCCGCTCCGCGGCCGCCGAGTGCCGGACCACGAGGTCGCCGGCCACCGCGTTGTCCACCCCATCCACCAGGACCAGGCGCACGTCGCCCTCCGCCAGCCGGAGCAGCAGCGGCGCGTCGTCGGGCCGGAAGGGGGCGAACGCGATCCACGGCACCTGGGGAAACGCCGTGCGGAGCGGGGCGAGGTCGGCCGGCGGCGTGGCCACCGGCGAGAAGATCACCGCGTCCACGAGGCGGGTGGCGAAGAGCTGGCGCAGCTGGGGGACGGTGCGGCACGCCGTCACCGTCCAGGGCGAGGCGGGCGGGAGGCTCCGGCGCAGCGCCTGGGCGGCTTCCGCGCCGCCGGTGAGCGCGGCGACGACCGGCATCAGCTGCCCGCGGTGGCCGGCGGCGCGGGCGGGGCGGCGTCGGCGGGCCGCCGGGGCCGGCCCTGCCCCATGGCCACCAGGGTCCGGGCCATCTCCCCGGCGCGCTTGAGCACGCCGCGCGCGTTGTCATACGACAGCTGCTCCAGCGCGGCCTCGAGCTCCAGCCACCGGAAGTCGGTGATCCCCTCGTCCTGCTGCGGGACCACGTCGGCGGCGGCGCTCTCGAACAGGAAGAAGTGGCAGTACTTGTGGATGTACCGGCCGCGGAAGCGGAAGTGCCAGTCGATGATCCGGATCGGGCCGAGCATCACCAGGTCGCTGAGGCCGGTCTCCTCCGCGGTCTCGCGGAAGGCGGCCTCGGCCGGCGACTCCTCGCCCTCGAGGTGTCCCTTGGGAAAGCCCCAGTGTTCGTAGGGGTCGCGGATCAGGAGGAACCGGGCGCTGGTATCGGGCTGGCGGCGGAAGACGATGCCGCCGGCGGAGACCTCGCGTTCCGGCTTGCGCTTGGGCTTGGCCACTAGAACACCGAGAACTTGAAGTACTTCCGGGGATTCATCTGGATGTCGGCGATGAGCCGCCGCATTTCCTGCATGGTCTCGATCGTCTCGTTGTAGAGGGCCGGGTCCTTGGCCAGCAGGCCGATGGTCCCCTGCCCCGACTGGATCCCGGTCAGGATGGAGTCGGCCGCCAGCAGGGTCCGCACCAGGCTCGCCTCCTGGCCCCGCGCGGTGGCGAGCAGGGCGCGGAGGTCCTGCGACGCGGCGCGGAGGTCACCGGAGCCGCTCCGGGCGTTGTCGAGGATCTCCTGCAGCTGGTGGTCGGCGGTGGCCGAGTCCACCCGGGCCAGGGTGTTCTCCAGGTGGCCGGAGGCGCTGAGCACGGCGTCGGAGGTGCGCTCGACGTTGCTGGTGACCTGGTTGAGCCGCCCCGTCTGGCTCTCGGTGAAGCGCACCAGCTTGTCGGCGATCTCGCCGAAGTCGCGGATGCTCCGCCGCAGCTCCGCCACCGCGCTCGAGTCGAAGGTCTCCTGCACCCGCGCGGCCACGGCGGCGATATCGGTGGCGATGCGGCCGGCCTGGGCGGTGAGCTGCCCCACGTCGGGGAGGGTGGCCCCGGGCCAGCGGTCGCCGCCGGGCCGCGCGGTCTCGGCCAGCATGATCCGGACGTTCGGGTCGTCCTGGGGCTGGTCCCGGGAGATGATCGTGGCGCCCCATTCACCGAAGAGGCTCTGCGAAGCCGCGATCACCGCGGGCTTGGCCGGCAGCTCCACGCCCAGGTACACCTTGAGGTCGGCCTCCACGAACTGGTCGGCCAGCCGGATCGCCTCCACCCGCCCCACGCGCACGCCGCGGTAGGTGACCGGCGCGCCGGGGGTGAGGCCGCCCACGGTGCGGAACCGCGCCACGTGCAGCGACTCCCGCTGCCCGATGTCCGACTCCGACAGCCACAGCGCCCCGCCCACCACCACGAGCAGCGTGACGAGGAGCACCAGCCCGACGAGGAACTCGTTCCGCCCCTTCATGCGCCCGCCACCGCCGGCAGCAGCCGGTCCGGGTCGGAGGGACGCCCCTCGATGAAGTTCCGCACCACCGGGTCGTCGGTGTGGCGGATCTCCTCGATGGTCCCGACCTGCCGGATCCGGCCCTGGTAGAGCATCGCGATGCGGTCTCCAACGGTGTAGGCGCTGCGCATGTCGTGGGTGACCACCACGCTGGTCACGCCCAGCTCCTGCCGGGCGCGGACCATCAGCTCGTCGATCACGGCGCTGGTCACGGGATCGAGGCCGGTGGTGGGTTCATCGTAGAGAATGTAGCGCGGCCTGAGCGCGATCGCCCGGGCAATGCCGACCCGCTTGCGCATGCCGCCCGAGAGCTCCGCCGGGAACCGCTCCTCCGCCCCGGGCAGGTCCACCAGCCGCAGGCTCTCCCGCACCCGGGTGGCCACCTCGTCGGGGCCGAGGCCGCGCCGCGTGAGCCCCATCCGGATGTTGTCCGCGACGGTCATGGAGTCGAACAGCGCCGCGAACTGGAAGACGTAGCCCACCTGGCCCCGGAGGGCCGAGAGCGCCTCCGCGCCCAGCTGGTGCACCACCGCGCCGTCCACCTCCACCTGGCCCTGGTCGGGCGCCAGCAGCCCGACGATGTGCTTCAGCGCCACGCTCTTGCCGGTGCCGGAGAAGCCGATGATCACCGTGGTCTGGCCGTCGGGAATGTCGAGCGTCATCCCCTCCAGCACCACCTTGGCCCCGAAGGCCTTGTGCACGTCGGTGAAGCGGATCATGGCCGGCTCACAGCAGCACCAGCGCCCAGAAGGCGTCGAGCACCAGGATCGCCTCGCACCCGATGACCACGGCCCGGGTGGTGTTGCGGCCCACCCCCTCCGCCCCGCCGCGGGTGGCCAGCCCCATCAGGCAGCCGGCCAGCGTCACCGCCGCGCCGAAGCTCGCCGCCTTGATCAGGCCGAACCAGATGTCCTTGAAACGGTAGAAGAGGCGGAGCCCCTTCACGAACTCGAGGGTGGAGAGGTCGAGCAGGTTGATGGCCGTGATCCACCCCGCCGTGACCCCGAGCGCCACCGCCAGCGCGGTGACCACCGGGAACATCAGCATGCCCGCCACCACGCGGGGGACCACCAGGTAGCTGTTGGGGTTGTAGGCCAGGGTCTCGAGCGCGTCGACCTGCTCGGTGACCCGCATGGTCCCGACTTCGGCGGCGATGTTGGCGCCGACCCGGCCGGCGAGGGCCAGCCCGGTGAGCACCGGGCCGAGCTCCATCATGATGGTCTTCCCCACCAGCGCGCCCACGAAGTAGAGGGGGACGGCGCCGGTGAAGATGTACTTGGAGAGGAGCGACAGGACGATGCCGGTGAAGGTCGCGATGAACAGGGCGATGGGCACGGAGTCCACGCCGAGGCGCCGCATCTGGGGCAGCACGTGGGGTGCCCAGGTCCGGACGTCGGCGACCGCATGCGCGCTGTCGATGCCCCACCGGCCCACCCGGGCCACCCAGGGGGCACGCGAGGAAGAGGCCTGATTCACGCCGGCTAAGGTAGGAGCGGGAGCCGCGATGCGTAAGGGGACGCGCGGGTCGGTACGGCGGAGGGGCGGGACCGGAACGGCCCCGCCCCGGCAGGCCGCAGGCCTAGGCCGCGAAGCTGGCCAGCGCCTTGCCCACGTCACCCTCGCGCAGCCGCTTGAGGGCACGGTCGCGCAGCTGGCGGACCCGCTCGCGGGTGACGCCAAGCATCCCGCCGATCTCCTCGAGGGTGTGCTCGCGGCCGCCGTCGAGGCCGAAGTACAGCCGCAGCACCTTGGCATCGCGCGACGGGAGGGTGTTGAGCGCGTTCTCGATCTCGTCGGTGAGGAACCGGTCCATCGCCTGCTCCTCGGCGTCGGACTGGTCGTCGGCGATGAAGCGCTCGATGAGGGAGCGGTCGCCATCGGGGTCGAGGGGCGCGTCGAGCCGCACGTCGCTGGTGTTGAGCGCGGCCAGCGACTGCACCACCTCCAGCGAGAGCCCGGTGGACTTGGCGATCTCCTCGGGGGTCGGCTCCCGGCGGAGCTCCTGCCGGAGCGCCTCGGCGGTGCGCACGATGCGCGAGAGGTCGGCGGTGCGGTTGAGGGGCACCCGCACGGTGCGGCCCTGGCGCGCCAGCGAGGCCAGGATGGCCTGCCGGATCCACCAGACCGCGTAGGAGATGAACTTGACCCCCTGGTCGGGATCGAACTTCCGCGCGGCGGTCAGCAGCCCGACGTTGCCCTCGCCGATCAGGTCGGTGAGCGGGAGGCCGCGGTTCTGGTACTTCTTGGCCACCGAGATGACGAAGCGGAGGTTGCGCTTGACCAGCTCCTGCATGGCCTCGGGGTCGCCCTCGCGCACCAGCCGGGCGATGGCGATCTCCTGGGGCGTGGTGAGCAGCGGCGTCTGGCTCACCTCGTAGAGGTACTGGTCCAGGATGTCGCGGTCGGCATCGTAGACGCCGAGCGTCTTCGAGGTCTCCCGCTTGCCCCGGCGCGGCTTCTTGGTGGGCTGGTTGTTCACCAGGATCTGCTGCACCGGGGTGAGCTTGCGCTCGCGCACCGGGGCGGGCTCGGCCGCGGCCTCCTTGGCCTTGCGGGGCTTGGCGGCGGCCTTGACCGGCTTGGCGGCCTTGGCTTTCTCTGGCTTGGCGCTGGACCCGTTCTTCTTCTTCACCGCGAAGACCCCTCCGACCCCACGAAAGTAGGCCCGCTCGCTTGACATGCCCGGCGGCAGCCGAGTAGCTTGTCGTGCTCCCGATCCGGGGGCCAGCGGGCGCGCAAATATAATGGGGGCGTAGCTCAGTTGGGAGAGCGCGTGAATGGCATTCACGAGGTCAGGGGTTCGATCCCCCTCGCCTCCACTCTGCGCCCCGCTGGCCCCGGATCGGTGCTCCCCCTCCCTCGCCCATCATCGGCGGCCGGAGCGGGAAGCATGACCAGGGTGGTTGCGTAGAAGCGATCCGGTCGATAAACTCCGGCGCTCTGCGGGAATAGCTCAGTTGGTAGAGCACAACCTTGCCAAGGTTGGGGTCGCGGGTTCGAGTCCCGTTTCCCGCTCTGTACACTGCCGAGGCATGCCTTGGCTCGCACACGCAGGAATCCGTCGCGGGGTGGAGCAGTCTGGTAGCTCGCCGGGCTCATAACCCGGAGGTCGTGGGTTCAAATCCCACCCCCGCTATTCGCAGTCAGCGTTGTAGGGGCGAGGCTCCGCCTCGCCCCTCCGCGTTTCGGGCGGTTAGCTCAGTTGGTTAGAGCGCCACGTTGACATCGTGGAGGTCACAAGTTCGAGTCTTGTACCGCCCATCGGGCCCTTAGCTCAATTGGATAGAGCATTTGACTACGGATCAAAAGGTTGGGGGTTCGAGTCCCTCAGGGCCCGTGTAAGCGCCAGGATGGTCCGTGGCGCTCCTCTGCAGGCTGGAGGAAGCGGGGCGTAGCGCAGCCCGGTTAGCGCGCCTGCTTCGGGAGCAGGAGGTCCCGGGTTCAAATCCCGGCGCCCCGATGGAAATGCACAAGGCCCCGCCCAGTCGGCGGGGCCTTTGCCCGGCCCCGGCGCTACGGCGCGGAGGGCTGCGGGTCGGCGGGAGCGACCGGGGCCGGCGGCTCCAGGCGGTACTCCGCCCGCCAGGCCCCCTCATCAAGGTACGCGATGTCCGGTGCCCCCAGCCGGGGCCAGCGCGCCAGGTCCCGGTCGCTGACCGAGACCAGGCCGTTGAAGTGCCCCATCGCCCCGGGGAGCGGCTGGCCGGTCGGGTTGTGGTACTGCGCCACGATCCGGTAGCGGTGATTGGCCCGCAGCCGGAGGCCATCGCCCACGATGCCGTACAGCTTCACCGGCATCGCCCGGATCCGGCCCGCGGCATCGAGGTCGGTCCGCACCCGGGTGAGCACCCGACCGGTCTCGGCGTCCTCCAGCCGCAGCTCCTGTCCCCAGTCGTGCAGGTGCCCGGTGGCCCCGATCAGCCGCACCGACACGGGCAGCCGGAACTCACGGGTGATCTGGTGATCCCCCGGCGGGATGGTGAAGGTGTTGGGCCGCCCCTTCATGTCGGCCACGTCGAGCGAAAGCGGCAGCACCAGGGTGGGCCGCGGCACCAGGTTCTCCGGGGAGTAGCGGATCCGGAGCGTCATCCAGACCGCCTCGATGTCGCGTGGCGTCTCGTTGTGCCACATGATGTTGAGGCGAAGCCGGGTCCCGGCCGCCAGCGGCAGCCCGATGGTGTTGGGGAGCATGATGTTCGGCGTCTCGCGCCCCACCGCCATCATCTTTTCCTGCATCGGCAGCAGCAACTGGCGCCGGTCCTGGTTGATGATCTGCAGGTGGTGCAGCACCCGCTGCGACACCTTCTTCCCCTCGGCGTCGCGCAGTTCCATCCGGAACCCCCGGCCGGTGCCCCCGACCGGCCACGCGAACTTGTAGTTGAACTGCGGCATCTGGGCCTCGTCGTGCCCGGCGTGCGCATGGCCGCCCGCGCCCCCCGGCGCCATCGACGGCAGCACGAACGGCCCGATCGTCAGCACCACGTCGTGATGGGCGGAATCGACGGCCACGCTGAACGCCGCCTCCAGCACCTCGTCCTGGGCGGTGAGGGCCTGGGGCGGCGTGACGAGCAGCAGCCCCAGCGCGGCGAGGAACCACACCGGCTGGCGTGTCATGAGGTTCTCACGATGGAGGAATGAGGCGAACTCCGTCCGCGAATACTAACGCGATCCCCGGACGCTGCCGCCGGGCCGGCTCGAGACGCGACGCCCGCTTGCCCGGGCCCGCGCGATCGGCTACGGTTGGCGGCCATGAAGCGCTGCCTCCTGCTGCTGGTGGATGGCCTCCGCCCCGACGTCGCCGAAGCCGCGCTGGCCCGCGGCGAACTGCCCGCGCTCGCCGCCCTGACGGGGGCGCAGGGACGGACCCGCGGCATCACAGTCTTCCCTTCCACCACCAGCGTGGCCTACCTCCCCTTCCTGACCGGCTGCACGCCGGGCCGCTGCAACATCCCCTCCATCCGGTGGCTGGACCGCGAGCGCTACACCGGCCGGTGGTGGGCGGAACGCGACCTGGTCCGCAGCTACTGCGGCTACCAGGCGGGGCGGCTCGACGGCGACGTAACCCCCGGCATCCGCACCATCTTCGAGCTGGTCCCGGAAAGCCTCGGCATCTTCACCCCGGTGGCCCAGGGCCTCACGCCCGCGCGCAATCCCGCCAGCGGCGAGCGCCAGTTCTGGGGCGCGCTGGCCCACTATGCCGAGTGGCACCAGCCCTCCGACGATGCCGTGACCCGGCACCTGCTCCGCGGGGTGGACGCAGGCTGGCGCTTCATCTTTGCCCAGTTCCCCGCGGTGGATGGCTATACCCACCAGAGCACCCCTGACGGTCCCAAGGTGCTGCGGGCGCTGCGCCTGGTGGACGCGACGGTGGCCCGCGTGGTGGCCCGCCTGCGCGCGCGCGGCGAACTCGACGACACCCTGATCGTGATGGTCAGCGACCACGGCGCCTCGGTCGTGCATACCCACCTGGACCTCGCCACCTGGTTCCGCGGCCAGGGCGTGCGGACCCTGTCGCACCCGGTGATCTGGGAGCGGGACCCCGCCGCGGCCGTGATGGTGGCCGGCAACGGCTCGGCGATGGTCTATGCGCGGCCCGGCGTGCCGCGACGGGAGCGCTGGCCCCTGGCGCGCCTGCGCGAGAGCGCCAGCTTCGGCGTCACGCAGGATGTCATCGCCGCCCTGCTGGCCGAACCCGCCGTGGCGTGCGTGGCGGCGGAAGAGCGGCCCGGCGTGGTGCGGGTGGCGGCGGGTGACGGGGGCGGCGAGGCGCTGCTGGAATCCGCGGGCGAGCGGATCGCGTACCGGCGCCTCACCGGCGACCCGCTGGGCGTCAGGGATGACCGCTCCCTGACGGCGGCGGAGTGGCTCGCCGCCACCTGGGACGGACCCTACCCCGATGGCGTGGTGCAGCTGCTCGACCAGTTCCGCGCCCCCCGCACCGCCGACCTGCTGGTCATCGCGCGCGAGGGCTACGACTTCCGCGAACGGTTCGAGGTGCCGGAACACAAGGCGGGGCACGGCAGCCTGATCCGGGCCCACATGCAGGTGCCGGTCTGGGCCAGCGTGCCGGTGCCCTCGGACGCGCTCCGCACCGTGGACGTCTTTCCGGCGATGCTCGAGTGGCTGGAGGTGCCGGTCCCCGGGGGAATCGACGGGCAGCGGGTCTGGAGCCCGGGAGCAGTCCCGGCGGTTGCGTAAACGCGGTGGGGAGGCGATTTTCCCTCCCCCAACGCGCCCGTAGCTCAGCTGGATAGAGCGCTTGCCTCCGGAGCAAGAGGTCGGACGTTCGAATCGTCTCGGGCGCATGCACCAGGCCCCGCCGTCACCGCTGACGGCGGGGCTTCGTGTTGCCGGGGGCCCCTACTGGTAGCGCCGGGCCATCTCCTCCAGCGGCACCGGCGTGATGCGGGCCGCCTGCCCGTTGCACCCGAACGCCTCGAACCGCGCCACGCAGATGCCCTTCGCCGCCTTCCGCGCCTCGATCAGCGCCTTGCGCGGGTCGAACTCGCTCTTGTGCTCGGCGAAGACCTGCCGCATCGCGCCCGTCATCGCCAGGCGGATATCGGTGTCGATGTTCACCTTCCGCACCCCGGTCTTGATGCCGCGCTGGATCTCCTCCACCGGCACCCCGTAGGTCTCCTTGATCTCCCCGCCGTACTTGCGGATGATCGCCAGCCACTCCTGCGGCACGCTGGAGGAGCCGTGCATCACGAGGTGCGTGGTGGGGAGCGCCGCGTGGATTTCCGCGATCCGGTCCATCGCCAGGATGTCGCCGGTCGGCTTGCGGGTGAACTTGTACGCGCCATGGCTGGTCCCGATGGCGATGGCCAACGCATCCACCCCGGTCTGCGCCACGAAGTCCTTCGCCTGCGCCGGGTCGGTGAGCAGCATGTCGTGGCTCAGCTTCCCCTCGGCCCCGACGCCATCCTCCGCCTCCGCCTCGCCGGTCTCGAGCGAGCCGAGGCAGCCCAGCTCACCCTCCACCGACACGCCCACGGCGTGGGCGAACTCCGCCACCTTCCGGGTCACCCCGACGTTGTACTCGTACGAGGATGGCGTCTTGGCGTCGGCGAGCAGCGACCCGTCCATCATCACGCTGGTGAAGCCGGAGCGGATGGACTGCTGGCAGACCGCGGGCGAGGTGCCGTGGTCCTGGTGCAGCACCACCGGGATGTCGGGGTGCGACTCGACCGCCGCCAGCACCATGTGGCGCAGGTAGGGCTCGCCGGCGTACTTCCGCGCGCCCGCCGAGGCCTGCAGGATCACCGGCGACTGGGTGGCCTGGGCCGCCTCCATGATCGCCTGGATCTGCTCCAGGTTGTTGACGTTGAACGCGGGGACGCCGTAGCCATGCTCGGCGGCGTGGTCGAGCAGCTGACGCAGGGACACGAAGGCCATGCCGGATCCTCTCCAGGGTAGGTGACGGGCGTATCGCTCGGGCCGCCGGCGGGGCCGGCGGCATGCGGGGATCAGTCGGGGGCGTGCTCCCCGGTGGCGTGCCACCGGCGCAGGTCGTCCAGGGATACCCGGCCGGTGGCGGCAGCGGCCGGGGACGGGTGCCAGGTCGCCGGTTGGTCCAGCCCGTCGCCCACGGCCAGAGCCCCCGGCAGCTCGCCGGTGGCGAAGTACACGCTCCGGGTCACGATCACCGGCACGCCGGCCGCGCGGGCCGCCGCGACGCCCGCCGGCGAGTCCTCGATGGCCAGCGCCCGTGCCGCCACCAGGCCGAGGCCGTGCAGCGCCGCCTGGTACACGGCGGGGTCGGGCTTCTTCCGCGCCACATCCTCGCCGCAGACGATCACGCCGAACCATGCCGGCCACGCCGCCCCCAGGTGGCCCTCGAGCAGCGCCGCCACGTTGGCGCGGCTGGTGGTCGTGGCGATGCCCAGACCGAGGCCCTGCGTGCGGCACTCCTCCAGCAGCTCCCGCACGCCGGCCCGCAGCGGTACGCGCCCGCCGCCCACCAGCTCGGCGTAGATCGCGTTCTTCCGCGCGTGGAGCTCCCGGGCCAGGGCCAGGCGCTCGTCGGGCGTAGCGGGCGCGTCGTCCCGCGCGGCCATGTCGTGCAGCAGGCGCTCGCGCCCGCCGGCGACCGCGAGCAGCGCGCCGTACCGTTCCGCGTCCCAGCGCCAGGGCACCCCGAGGGCCTCGAACGCGCCGTTGAAGGCCACCCGGTGGCCATCCCGTTCGGTCTCGGCCAGCGTGCCATCCACGTCCCAGAGCAGCGCGGCGGGTCCCGTCACGCGCGGGGCGTCACCCCGAGGGCGAAGTCGGCCACGTCCAGCAGCCCGGGAAAGACCCGGTCCGGGTCGGCGGCGGTGATCGGGGAGCCGCCGTTGTATCCGTAGGGCACCGCCCACGCCGCCACCCCGGCGTTCCGGGCGGCCTGGACGTCGATGGCGGAATCCCCCACGTGCGCCGAGCGGGACAGCTCGCCGCCCAGCACCTGGACCACGTACCGGAGCACGCGCGCATCCGGTTTCTTGTGCGGCAGCGTGTCCCCGCCGATCGTCAGCGCGAAGAACCCGGCCAGGCCCGTGACCTCGAGCACGCGGTGCGCATGCCGGGCCTCCTTGTTGGTGACGCAGGCGACCTTCACGCCGGCGGCCCCGAGCCGTCGCAGCGCGGCGACGGCGCCCGGGTACGGCGCTGCGGTCGTGCCGGTCGTCAGCGCGTAGTGGTGATCCATGCTCTGCTGCACCCGATCCACCGGCACCGAAGCAGCCAGCCCCGGCTGCTCCTCGAAGACCCGGCCCAGCAGCCGGAGGATCAGCTCGCGGGTGCCGTGCCCGATGAACCCGACGATCTCCGGCACCGGCCGGCGGGCGATGCCGTGCTCCTCGAGCGCGCGGCACGCCGCCTCCGCGATCTCCGCGGCGGTATCGACCAGGGTCCCATCGAGGTCGAAGCTGACGAGGTCATACCGCACCGCGGGCGTTACCGCCGCGGCCCGGCCGGCGACGCCGCCCCGGCCGCGCAGCGCTCCACCGTCTCGGCCAGCCGCTCGGCGGTGAGGCCGAAGTGCGCGTACACGGCGGGCCCGGGCGCCGATTCCCCGAACGTGTCCACGCCGAGGGCCGCCCCGCAGCCGTACTGCGCCCACCAGCGGCTGACGCCGGCCTCGATCCCGACCCGCGGGAGTCCGGGGCCGAGGACGCGCTCGCGCCACGCCGGCTCCTGCCGGTCGAACGCGGTGGTCGAGGGGATCGACACCACGCGCACCGGCACCCCGCGCGCGTCGAGGAGCTGCTGCGCGGCCATGGCCAGGCCCACCTCGGACCCGGTGGCCAGGATTGCCGCCACCGGCGCGGGCCGGTCGCTGAGGACATAGCCGCCGCGGCGGATCTCCTCGACCTGCGCCGGCGTGCGGGCCTGGGCGGGCAGGTTCTGGCGGGAGAGCAGCAGCGCCGCCGGCCGCTCGGCCGCGGCCAGCGCCTCGGTCCACGCCACGGCGGTCTCCGCCGCGTCACAGGGCCGCCACACCTCGAGGTTCGGGATCAGGCGGAGGCTCGCCGCGTGCTCCACGGCCTGGTGGGTGGGGCCATCCTCGCCGAGGCCGATGGAATCGTGGGTGAAGACGTGGATCACCCGGAGCTTCATCAGCGCGGCCATCCGGAGCGCGTTGCGGCTGTAGTCGCTGAAGGTGAGGAAGGTGCCGCCGTAGGGAATGAAGCCGCCGTGGAGCGCCATCCCGTTCATGATCGCGGCCATCCCGAACTCGCGGACGCCGTAGTTGATGTGCCGGCCCCCGGGCTCGCCGCCGCGCACCGCGCCGCAGCCGGGGAAGTCGGTGAGGTTGGAGCCGGTGAGGTCGGCGCTGCCACCGATCAGCTCCGGCACCCGCGGGCCGAGGACCGCGAGCGCCTTCTGCGAGGCCTTGCGGGAGGCGATGGCCTCGGGGGCGTCGCCCAGCGCCAGCGTGGCCCGCCGGGTCTCGGCGAAGTCGGCGGGGAGCTCGCCCGCCATGCGGCGCGCGAACTCCGCGGCCAGCGCGGGATGCGCGGCGCGATAGGCCTCGAACCGCCCGCGCCACGCCGCCTCGCGGGTGGCCCCGGCGGCCCGGGCATTCCACTGCCCGGCGATCGCGGCCGGGATCTCGAAGGCGGGCTCGGGCCACGCGAGCGCCGCCCGGGTGGCGCGCAC
The Gemmatimonadota bacterium DNA segment above includes these coding regions:
- the tkt gene encoding transketolase, encoding MSSASADRVVRPDHGHRDVMANALRALAMDAVQQANSGHPGAPMGMAEMAVALWHGHLRHNPANPAWPDRDRFVLSNGHASMLLYALLHLTGYDLPLEELKRFRQLHSRTPGHPERGLTPGVETTTGPLGQGISNAVGMALAEKLLADEFNRPGHAIVDHHTYTFLGDGCLMEGISHEACALAGAWKLGKLIALYDDNGISIDGAVAGWFVDDTAARFRAYGWNVLGPVDGHDTAAVGRAIGEARQSADRPTLIVCQTTIGKGSPGRAGSAKAHGEPLGADEVRATRAALAWPEPAFEIPAAIAGQWNARAAGATREAAWRGRFEAYRAAHPALAAEFARRMAGELPADFAETRRATLALGDAPEAIASRKASQKALAVLGPRVPELIGGSADLTGSNLTDFPGCGAVRGGEPGGRHINYGVREFGMAAIMNGMALHGGFIPYGGTFLTFSDYSRNALRMAALMKLRVIHVFTHDSIGLGEDGPTHQAVEHAASLRLIPNLEVWRPCDAAETAVAWTEALAAAERPAALLLSRQNLPAQARTPAQVEEIRRGGYVLSDRPAPVAAILATGSEVGLAMAAQQLLDARGVPVRVVSIPSTTAFDRQEPAWRERVLGPGLPRVGIEAGVSRWWAQYGCGAALGVDTFGESAPGPAVYAHFGLTAERLAETVERCAAGAASPAGPRR
- a CDS encoding HAD-IA family hydrolase, with translation MRYDLVSFDLDGTLVDTAAEIAEAACRALEEHGIARRPVPEIVGFIGHGTRELILRLLGRVFEEQPGLAASVPVDRVQQSMDHHYALTTGTTAAPYPGAVAALRRLGAAGVKVACVTNKEARHAHRVLEVTGLAGFFALTIGGDTLPHKKPDARVLRYVVQVLGGELSRSAHVGDSAIDVQAARNAGVAAWAVPYGYNGGSPITAADPDRVFPGLLDVADFALGVTPRA
- a CDS encoding HAD-IA family hydrolase, which gives rise to MTGPAALLWDVDGTLAETERDGHRVAFNGAFEALGVPWRWDAERYGALLAVAGGRERLLHDMAARDDAPATPDERLALARELHARKNAIYAELVGGGRVPLRAGVRELLEECRTQGLGLGIATTTSRANVAALLEGHLGAAWPAWFGVIVCGEDVARKKPDPAVYQAALHGLGLVAARALAIEDSPAGVAAARAAGVPVIVTRSVYFATGELPGALAVGDGLDQPATWHPSPAAAATGRVSLDDLRRWHATGEHAPD